From Rutidosis leptorrhynchoides isolate AG116_Rl617_1_P2 chromosome 3, CSIRO_AGI_Rlap_v1, whole genome shotgun sequence, a single genomic window includes:
- the LOC139900900 gene encoding uncharacterized protein, giving the protein MTCSKKRLPVRIELDKRGIDLHSVCFPLCDDDLESMDHTLTFCNLAQEVWSRVFKWWNRGNFSSFLIKELIRGNTTIDSNIWLVVLWVTSYLICKYRNNMVFRGKGCNALVALSEIQAISFDWILQRIKGIKIDWNIWL; this is encoded by the coding sequence ATGACGTGCTCTAAAAAAAGATTACCCGTGCGAATAGAATTGGACAAAAGAGGAATTGATCTTCATAGTGTTTGTTTCCCTCTTTGTGATGATGACTTAGAATCGATGGATCATACACTTACTTTTTGTAATCTTGCACAAGAGGTTTGGTCTCGTGTTTTCAAATGGTGGAATCGTGGAAATTTTTCAAGCTTTTTGATCAAAGAGTTGATTCGTGGCAATACTACCATTGACTCAAACATATGGTTGGTGGTTTTATGGGTCACCTCTTATCTTATTTGTAAATACCGAAACAATATGGTTTTTCGAGGAAAAGGTTGCAATGCTCTGGTCGCGCTTAGTGAGATTCAAGCTATTTCATTTGATTGGATTTTGCAAAGAATAAAAGGGATCAAGATCGATTGGAACATTTGGTTGTAA
- the LOC139897304 gene encoding E3 ubiquitin-protein ligase RGLG4, giving the protein MGNLVSRICGGVVAARRSSQQESSVMNSNRRSFGSSKSKKGSKNKYEYIPDNYSSLEQVTEALRASGLESSNLILGIDFTKSNEWTGRYSFNNRSLHTISETPNPYEKAISIIGQTLAPFDDDNLIPCFGFGDATTHDQEVFSFHEDGSSCHGFEEVLNCYKTVVANVQLAGPTSFAPVVDAAINIVEKSGGQFHILVIIADGQVTRSINTSEGELSLQEQKTVSSIVEASLYPLVIVLVGVGDGPWDDMRKFDDKIPTRGFDNFQFVNFTGIMSMDLSPSNKEAAFALAALMEIPIQYTAITDLGLLGRVTGKAKRIFPRPPPRPKGRPYVPRVSNLSPTQEDESKTCPICLTNEKDMAFGCGHMSCRECGSRLSRCHICRQQISSRIRLYTA; this is encoded by the exons ATGGGTAATCTTGTATCCCGAATTTGCGGTGGTGTTGTTGCAGCGAGACGATCATCTCAACAGGAATCATCTGTTATGAATTCGAATCGACGAAGTTTTGGTTCTTCGAAATCTAAAAAAGGAAGCAAGAACAAGTACGAATACATCCCAGATAATTATTCATCCTTAGAACAG GTTACAGAGGCGCTAAGAGCATCAGGATTAGAGTCATCTAACCTTATCCTTGGAATAGATTTTACCAAGAGTAACGAATGGACAG GTAGATATTCGTTCAATAATCGTAGCCTTCACACAATCAGTGAAACTCCAAATCCGTACGAGAAGGCCATATCCATTATAGGACAAACTCTTGCTCCTTTCGATGACGACAATTTAATTCCTTGTTTTGGATTTGGAGATG caACGACACATGATCAGGAAGTTTTTAGCTTTCATGAAGACGGATCTTCGTGTCATGGATTTGAAGAAGTCTTAAATTGCTACAAGACGGTAGTCGCAAATGTGCAGTTGGCtg GGCCAACATCTTTTGCACCAGTTGTCGATGCTGCCATCAATATAGTAGAAAAAAGTGGAGGTCAATTTCATATTCTAGTTATCATAGCAGATGGCCAG GTTACTAGAAGCATTAATACAAGTGAAGGAGAACTAAGTTTACAGGAACAGAAAACAGTTAGCTCAATTGTTGAAGCAAG TTTGTATCCTCTTGTTATCGTTCTTGTTGGAGTTGGAGATGGTCCTTGGGATGACATGAGAAAGTTCGACGATAAGATTCCTACTCGTGGATTTGATAACTTTCAA TTTGTTAATTTTACTGGTATCATGTCCATGGATCTAAGTCCATCAAACAAAGAAGCAGCTTTTGCACTTGCTGCCCTTATGGAGATTCCCATACAATATACAGCTATAACCGACCTAGGCTTACTTGG GCGAGTGACCGGGAAAGCAAAGAGAATATTCCCACGACCACCTCCTCGTCCAAAAGGTCGCCCTTATGTTCCTCGTGTAAGCAACTTATCACCTACACAAGAAGATGAAAGCAAG ACCTGCCCAATCTGCCTAACAAATGAAAAGGATATGGCATTTGGATGTGGACACATG TCTTGTAGAGAATGCGGATCACGATTAAGCCGTTGCCATATATGTCGCCAACAAATCAGCTCCAGAATCAGGCTGTATACGGCGTGA
- the LOC139897303 gene encoding actin-related protein 2/3 complex subunit 5A: protein MGEHVEADNAEAIITRIEHKSRKIESLLKQYKPVEALKTALEGSPPKTRDERCKSANWIVVHRALMAIKDVDLMFSSLDPEYYDILMKYLYRGLSTGDRPTCDQCLRIHEKLTQRAGLGCILRALSDTVNTV from the exons ATGGGGGAGCATGTGGAAGCAGACAACGCAGAAGCAATTATCACAAGGATCGAACACAAGTCTCGCAAGATCGAAAGCTTACTCAAACA GTATAAGCCAGTTGAAGCCCTAAAAACTGCTCTTGAAGGATCACCTCCCAAAACCAGAGATGAACGTTGCAAG TCTGCAAATTGGATCGTGGTACACAGAGCTTTAATGGCGATTAAAGATGTAGATCTAATGTTTTCCTCTTTGGATCCTGAATACTATGATATTCTCATGAA ATACTTGTACAGAGGATTGTCTACAGGCGATCGCCCCACCTGTGACCAATGCCTACGGATTCATGAAAAGCTTACACAGAGAGCTGGTCTTGGATGCATTCTTCGTGCACTCAGTGATACTGTAAATACCGTTTAA